One genomic window of Paenibacillus xylanilyticus includes the following:
- a CDS encoding carbohydrate ABC transporter permease has protein sequence MNALRSRRFIMLGLAPAVIIYALFVFVPVVWSAYYGFFNWSGIGESKYIGLNNYVEIWHDPVFWRALKNNVIFVLASVFGQIPLALMLAVILHKSNPLQRFLRSAVFLPMVLSTVVIGMIWQYIYHPQIGILNFLLDALGLESWKLQWLSDDKIAIFSLVPPLLWSFVGLYLIIFISALQNIPGEIHDAAKIDGASGTRKLVSISLPMIWGTVQVAIILCISGSLKSFDLVYIMTKGGPAHATELLATYMYNSTFTTYRYGFGSAISTTIVLISLLLIGTSQWVTSRKKKEN, from the coding sequence ATGAATGCACTGCGCAGTCGTCGCTTTATCATGCTGGGGCTTGCTCCGGCAGTCATCATATATGCATTGTTTGTATTTGTTCCGGTTGTATGGTCAGCCTATTACGGCTTCTTCAACTGGTCCGGCATCGGGGAGTCCAAATATATCGGTCTGAACAACTATGTGGAGATCTGGCATGACCCGGTATTCTGGCGGGCACTGAAAAATAACGTCATTTTTGTACTGGCCTCCGTGTTCGGTCAGATTCCGTTAGCGCTGATGCTCGCGGTCATTTTACACAAAAGCAATCCGCTGCAGCGTTTCCTGCGCTCGGCTGTGTTTCTGCCCATGGTCTTGTCTACCGTCGTTATCGGCATGATCTGGCAGTATATCTATCATCCGCAGATTGGGATCCTGAACTTCCTGCTGGATGCGCTCGGCCTGGAGAGCTGGAAACTGCAATGGCTGTCTGACGACAAGATTGCCATCTTCTCTCTAGTACCGCCACTGCTGTGGAGCTTCGTCGGTTTGTACCTGATTATTTTCATCTCTGCACTGCAAAACATTCCTGGTGAAATTCATGATGCTGCCAAAATTGACGGCGCATCGGGTACCCGTAAGCTGGTATCGATCTCTCTGCCCATGATCTGGGGCACTGTGCAGGTTGCGATCATTCTGTGTATTTCGGGCAGTCTGAAGTCGTTTGATCTGGTGTACATCATGACCAAAGGTGGCCCGGCTCATGCAACCGAGCTGCTCGCTACGTATATGTATAATTCAACGTTTACAACCTATCGTTACGGTTTCGGTAGTGCTATCTCGACAACCATTGTACTGATCTCCTTGCTGCTCATTGGAACAAGCCAGTGGGTGACCAGTCGCAAGAAAAAAGAGAACTAG
- a CDS encoding carbohydrate ABC transporter permease, with protein sequence MPSPGRASGHPVRRLRSGIVWTLLTVYGILTLYPFYWLVISAFKTNEDFYSRPFGLPAQWNVANFSNAWESSRLGTAFGNSLVVSLGSLILTLFIAALASFILARFQFRWKGLVMTFFVVGMLIPIHSTLVPLFILMKQMSLLNTYWALILPYTAFALPTAIFVLTAYLTSVPRDIEEAAFIDGTGLWGLFTRIMLPMSVPALSTVTILSFLHAWNDFSFALVFINKTGLKTLPLAIANFADGYQTDYGLTLAAMTLSVIPTIILYLVFQEQVMKGMTAGAVKG encoded by the coding sequence ATGCCTTCACCAGGAAGAGCTTCAGGCCACCCGGTTCGCCGGCTGCGCAGCGGAATTGTTTGGACGCTGCTGACGGTGTATGGTATTTTAACATTGTATCCGTTTTACTGGCTTGTGATTAGTGCCTTCAAAACGAATGAAGATTTTTACAGCAGGCCATTTGGCTTGCCAGCCCAATGGAATGTGGCCAATTTCAGCAATGCATGGGAAAGCTCCAGACTGGGAACGGCATTTGGTAACTCACTGGTGGTATCCTTGGGATCATTGATTTTGACTCTGTTTATAGCAGCTCTAGCATCATTCATATTGGCACGATTCCAGTTTCGCTGGAAAGGGCTGGTCATGACCTTTTTCGTTGTAGGTATGCTGATTCCCATTCATAGCACACTGGTTCCTTTGTTTATTCTGATGAAGCAGATGTCCCTATTGAATACGTACTGGGCGTTAATCCTGCCGTATACAGCGTTTGCATTGCCAACAGCCATCTTTGTACTGACGGCATATCTGACAAGTGTACCACGTGATATTGAAGAAGCGGCGTTTATCGATGGAACAGGTCTGTGGGGACTATTTACCCGGATCATGCTGCCGATGTCAGTGCCTGCTCTGTCCACTGTTACGATTCTGAGTTTTTTGCATGCTTGGAATGACTTTTCGTTCGCACTTGTATTCATTAACAAGACAGGATTGAAAACGCTACCGCTGGCGATTGCGAACTTCGCAGATGGATACCAGACGGATTATGGATTAACGCTGGCCGCCATGACCCTGTCGGTTATTCCGACCATTATTCTATATCTTGTTTTTCAGGAACAGGTTATGAAAGGCATGACGGCTGGAGCGGTTAAAGGTTAA
- a CDS encoding sensor histidine kinase yields MGSWLTSSLQRKLSVVVTASMIVPLLALGLFAFLISSRITEQKTKLSGMDTLKQVEANLRYMLQDAENISIFLIGERDIQQYLSRNEDHELDRVDIVGRMTNLAASKKYIANIAIYPDRFDAVLTTATWYEPGTSDPPAPRGDAVKTWTGVYPVRNYAGIQNVITLVRPIRSIHDYRPIGWLAISLDEKAISKDWAALGLGRGEGRLELVGQSGEILSSMDKSRLGQTLEQVEPGLQTLIRQSESGTTTYGSGENKRTLLYYPEQLTGWTLTGTVPYDQYKSENGYILILTAVAVVASAVICAGLVWFTVRRVTRPLRVLTRHLSRIDPDRPLPLFRSESDDEIGRLGESYNLLGAHIESLKEEVIQGEALKKEADLRALQAQINPHFLYNTLSSIHWIALMSKESRIADMVEGLSDFLRISLNNGKDFCPVGQEIAHIQHYVRVQSIRFPDKFSVHYIVDPALEQRMMLKLLLQPLVENAMVHGIQPKNGPGTITIMIRQDQDEARMNVLVLDDGVGMDQERLEQLKERMPEVTPSAGGYGIHNVNERLLLHYGTASQLEMDSRVGGGTRISFSIPFLEESP; encoded by the coding sequence TTGGGAAGCTGGCTCACATCATCGCTGCAGAGGAAGCTCTCGGTTGTCGTAACTGCCTCCATGATTGTGCCGCTGCTGGCGCTGGGTCTGTTCGCATTTCTGATCTCTTCCCGCATTACCGAGCAGAAAACGAAACTGTCCGGTATGGACACGCTGAAACAGGTGGAAGCCAATCTTCGCTACATGCTGCAGGACGCTGAGAATATTTCGATTTTTCTGATTGGAGAGCGCGATATTCAGCAGTATCTGAGCCGAAATGAAGATCATGAACTGGACCGTGTGGACATTGTTGGCAGAATGACCAATCTGGCAGCGTCTAAGAAATATATCGCGAATATAGCGATATATCCGGATCGGTTTGATGCCGTTCTGACAACGGCTACCTGGTATGAACCGGGTACTTCCGATCCGCCAGCTCCTCGTGGCGATGCGGTAAAAACGTGGACCGGCGTCTACCCGGTCCGCAACTATGCAGGCATACAAAATGTGATCACATTGGTGCGTCCCATCCGCAGCATTCATGATTATCGACCCATCGGATGGCTAGCCATCAGCCTGGATGAAAAGGCCATCTCCAAAGACTGGGCCGCGCTGGGACTTGGCAGAGGTGAAGGGCGTCTGGAGCTGGTCGGGCAATCCGGAGAGATCCTGTCCTCCATGGATAAATCCCGGCTTGGGCAGACTCTGGAGCAGGTCGAACCTGGATTGCAGACGCTGATTCGGCAAAGTGAGAGCGGGACGACTACGTATGGCAGCGGAGAAAACAAACGGACGCTGCTCTATTACCCGGAACAGCTGACTGGATGGACGTTGACTGGAACAGTACCTTACGATCAATACAAGTCGGAGAACGGGTATATTCTGATTCTCACGGCTGTAGCCGTGGTTGCTTCTGCTGTAATCTGCGCAGGACTGGTCTGGTTTACCGTCCGCCGCGTGACAAGGCCACTCCGTGTGCTCACCAGGCACCTGTCCCGTATTGACCCGGATCGGCCGCTGCCCTTGTTCCGATCTGAAAGTGATGATGAGATCGGCAGACTCGGAGAGAGTTACAATCTGCTCGGCGCACATATCGAGAGTCTGAAAGAAGAGGTTATACAGGGTGAAGCCCTTAAGAAAGAAGCAGATCTCAGGGCACTTCAGGCGCAGATCAATCCCCACTTTCTGTATAATACCCTTTCGTCCATTCACTGGATTGCCCTGATGTCGAAAGAGAGCCGGATTGCAGATATGGTCGAAGGCTTAAGTGATTTCCTGCGCATTAGCTTGAATAACGGCAAGGATTTTTGTCCTGTTGGGCAGGAGATTGCCCATATCCAGCATTATGTACGGGTGCAGTCCATCCGTTTCCCTGATAAATTTTCGGTGCACTATATTGTGGATCCTGCACTGGAGCAGCGGATGATGCTGAAGCTTTTGCTGCAGCCGCTCGTTGAGAATGCCATGGTACATGGTATTCAGCCCAAGAATGGTCCGGGAACAATCACCATCATGATTCGTCAAGACCAGGATGAAGCACGAATGAACGTACTGGTGCTGGATGATGGTGTCGGCATGGATCAGGAGAGGCTGGAACAGTTGAAGGAAAGAATGCCGGAAGTGACTCCCTCTGCGGGTGGTTACGGGATCCACAACGTTAATGAGAGATTGCTGCTCCATTATGGTACGGCTTCTCAACTTGAAATGGACAGCCGTGTCGGTGGAGGGACCCGTATTTCATTTTCCATACCCTTTCTGGAGGAATCGCCATGA
- a CDS encoding helix-turn-helix domain-containing protein, with product MRLLIVDDEVIIRTGLASVIAWGELGIDLLTPAASAEEALSRLAEERPHILMTDIRMTGKTGLELANEGLQLLPELEVIILSGYDDFSYAQQAIRQGVTDYLLKTSKPEEIIKTVLQAKQRVMDRWAEKSKEGRLLQENKQRLFERWVIEGDVNTGSCPAFLKPGAAGFANISLEGSQVYQQVVFVIRALGWSRSSAALLRFAVQNMLEDMLPGAAAHIHKEQIIGVMQVTSRQQELLNTLGTVVNHMEQLLKCKLRAAVGHPVCGEIHLHESYLTASAAYQYMSLLDDKIWSIEHVKNRKGGKTLLTHEEETVLGTLLLDNDPVTLTTWTRELVKELMMDPEVTPESFNACLHFAVIAGQRWLVRTMRAIGRKEPARYDPWVPKPDADAAALQDMLFHHLYGLMHTYYSQMGQGQASHVQKAIAYMESGLAQEISLQQVAGQIHLHPGHLSELFKKETGITFGDFVTNMRIRRAMEMLAVSPAKVSEVAAMSGYEDVKYFSRLFKKHTGKTPSEFREEAYAFKPSGS from the coding sequence ATGAGACTACTGATTGTCGATGATGAAGTGATCATTCGCACCGGACTTGCCAGCGTTATTGCCTGGGGCGAGCTGGGAATTGATCTCCTTACACCTGCAGCCTCGGCTGAAGAAGCGTTATCCCGGTTGGCTGAAGAGCGTCCGCACATCTTGATGACTGACATCCGTATGACTGGCAAGACAGGGCTTGAGCTTGCAAATGAAGGGCTGCAATTGCTGCCTGAGCTGGAGGTCATTATTTTGTCAGGTTACGATGACTTCTCTTATGCTCAGCAGGCGATTCGCCAGGGTGTGACGGATTATTTGTTAAAGACGAGCAAACCGGAAGAGATCATCAAAACGGTTCTTCAGGCCAAGCAAAGAGTGATGGACCGCTGGGCAGAAAAGTCCAAGGAAGGGCGACTTTTGCAGGAGAATAAACAGCGGTTGTTTGAACGGTGGGTTATTGAAGGTGATGTGAATACAGGTTCGTGTCCAGCATTTTTGAAGCCGGGAGCGGCTGGGTTTGCTAATATATCACTCGAAGGCAGTCAGGTCTATCAGCAGGTTGTATTCGTTATTCGTGCGCTAGGATGGAGTCGCTCTTCTGCTGCACTTCTGAGATTTGCCGTGCAAAATATGCTGGAGGATATGCTGCCTGGCGCCGCCGCCCATATTCATAAGGAACAGATTATTGGTGTAATGCAGGTAACGAGCAGGCAGCAGGAATTACTGAACACGCTGGGAACGGTAGTTAATCATATGGAGCAGCTTCTGAAATGTAAGCTGCGTGCAGCTGTAGGCCATCCGGTCTGTGGGGAGATACACCTTCACGAAAGCTATTTAACGGCATCCGCAGCGTATCAATATATGAGTCTGCTTGACGATAAGATTTGGAGCATCGAGCATGTGAAAAACCGCAAGGGTGGTAAAACATTACTTACGCATGAAGAAGAAACCGTGCTAGGAACCCTTTTGCTCGATAATGACCCTGTCACACTCACCACATGGACACGAGAGCTTGTGAAAGAACTCATGATGGACCCGGAAGTAACACCGGAATCATTCAATGCCTGTTTGCATTTTGCGGTCATCGCAGGACAACGCTGGCTGGTTCGCACGATGCGTGCAATAGGAAGGAAAGAGCCTGCACGATATGATCCATGGGTGCCGAAACCTGATGCAGATGCTGCGGCCCTTCAGGATATGCTGTTTCACCATTTATATGGTCTGATGCATACATATTATAGCCAAATGGGCCAAGGGCAGGCTTCGCATGTGCAAAAGGCCATTGCTTACATGGAATCCGGATTGGCACAAGAAATCAGTCTACAGCAGGTGGCTGGCCAAATCCATTTGCACCCGGGACATCTCAGCGAACTGTTCAAAAAAGAGACAGGTATAACGTTTGGGGATTTTGTAACGAATATGCGTATACGACGGGCGATGGAGATGCTAGCAGTCTCTCCTGCCAAAGTCAGTGAAGTCGCTGCCATGAGTGGATATGAAGACGTAAAATACTTTAGTAGGCTATTCAAAAAACATACAGGCAAGACCCCGAGTGAATTCCGCGAAGAGGCATATGCATTCAAGCCTTCAGGAAGCTAG
- a CDS encoding beta-mannosidase: MKKIDSSQDLSGQWKIQHFEVGEKRTMDIAAAALDDRFWIGAEVPGDVHSALVARSIIDPPYYGHNDAKSRWIEQKEWWYRTNFNLVKAEEDQEHFELVFEGLDTFATVYVNGHEVGKTANMLMSHTFNVTTLVRHGWNAIAVRFDPLSLHNRDKETFDWSSYTKERPWLRKAAMNFGWDWGPRMVTVGIWGAVRLERRKVAKLESVFARTKSVSQEQAVIDVTAKVKSVMSFRSRQQLKRAVVTTCEVRLLDAGGEEVNQTDALTVQGGQVDTTLVVPAPRLWWTHDLGEPYLYTLEVTLYADGIEVDRYSEPYGIRTIELALHNELGEDAFAFILNGIKMYAKGANWIPSDHLIGAIPASRYRELIELTVEGNMNMLRVWAGGIYEKDVFYDECDRQGVLVWQDFAFANALFPDFNQDFMENVRCEVENNVIRLRNRASLALWCGNNEIDWLYDMKSASGDITSPFYGELIYHELIPEALERLDPSRPYWPSSPFGDKDGNDANDPDVGDRHNWQVWHGSVYPRKHGEPPLLDYSIEGVTFKNYKKDDALFSSEFGMHASANRYTLEKNMPEGQFYWGSPEMAYRNKDTNHQKGILLMEGYTGIPQTIEEYMNYSMLTQAEGLRYGIEHFRRINHRNSGALVWQLNDSWPGTSWSMIDYELLPKASFYYGKTFFHPVLLSLEHEPGDPLALWVVNDKLEGLQGHLRINVYQLNGEKVYSDTLQVEVEAQSSSKVGVLSEAAVLQGRRAEEVMIELVSEGFAAPVNRYFLRDPKDIALPLSQLSVHVNEEEQSVTVTASGAIARMVKLELPLGRVRFSDNYFDLLPGESRTVYLRHPEMESLPLNELRVSAMNGREI, encoded by the coding sequence ATGAAGAAGATTGATTCAAGTCAGGATTTGTCAGGGCAATGGAAGATCCAGCATTTTGAGGTCGGGGAAAAACGGACGATGGATATTGCGGCTGCGGCGCTGGATGACCGTTTCTGGATCGGGGCGGAAGTGCCAGGCGATGTTCATTCAGCTTTGGTGGCAAGGAGCATAATTGATCCGCCATACTACGGGCATAACGATGCCAAGAGCCGTTGGATCGAACAAAAGGAATGGTGGTATCGTACCAACTTTAACCTGGTGAAGGCGGAAGAGGATCAGGAACATTTCGAACTTGTCTTCGAAGGTTTGGATACGTTTGCAACGGTCTATGTGAACGGACATGAAGTGGGGAAAACAGCCAACATGCTCATGTCCCATACCTTCAATGTAACGACACTGGTCCGCCATGGGTGGAATGCTATCGCCGTTCGATTCGATCCGCTTTCTCTGCACAACCGGGACAAAGAGACATTCGACTGGTCATCCTATACGAAGGAACGGCCTTGGCTGCGCAAGGCGGCGATGAATTTCGGCTGGGACTGGGGGCCACGCATGGTTACTGTTGGCATCTGGGGTGCAGTCCGGTTGGAGAGACGCAAAGTGGCGAAGCTGGAGAGTGTGTTTGCCCGGACCAAGTCCGTCAGCCAAGAACAGGCAGTTATCGACGTTACGGCAAAAGTGAAATCGGTGATGTCCTTCCGAAGCAGACAGCAACTGAAGCGCGCTGTGGTCACGACATGCGAGGTCCGATTGTTGGATGCGGGCGGTGAGGAAGTGAATCAAACTGATGCGCTGACTGTACAAGGCGGACAGGTGGATACAACACTGGTTGTGCCAGCACCGCGATTGTGGTGGACGCATGATCTGGGTGAACCTTATTTATATACGCTGGAGGTTACCCTATACGCCGATGGCATTGAAGTGGACCGTTATAGCGAGCCCTATGGGATACGAACCATTGAACTTGCCCTCCACAATGAACTGGGAGAAGACGCATTTGCTTTTATATTGAATGGAATCAAAATGTATGCCAAGGGGGCAAACTGGATACCCTCGGATCATCTTATCGGAGCCATTCCCGCCTCCAGATATCGGGAGCTCATTGAGCTGACCGTCGAAGGGAACATGAATATGCTGCGGGTGTGGGCAGGTGGCATCTATGAGAAGGATGTCTTTTACGATGAATGCGATCGGCAAGGGGTATTAGTGTGGCAGGATTTTGCCTTTGCCAATGCATTATTTCCTGACTTCAATCAAGATTTTATGGAAAATGTCAGATGTGAAGTTGAAAATAATGTGATCAGGCTGCGAAACCGGGCATCACTTGCCCTCTGGTGCGGTAATAACGAGATTGACTGGCTTTACGATATGAAGTCTGCCAGCGGAGATATCACCAGTCCGTTCTATGGGGAGCTGATCTATCATGAGCTGATTCCTGAGGCTCTGGAACGTCTGGATCCGTCCCGTCCGTATTGGCCATCTTCACCATTTGGAGACAAGGACGGCAATGATGCCAATGATCCGGATGTTGGTGACCGTCACAACTGGCAGGTATGGCATGGTTCCGTTTATCCAAGAAAGCACGGTGAGCCACCGCTGCTTGACTACAGCATTGAGGGCGTAACATTCAAAAATTATAAAAAGGACGATGCCTTGTTCAGCAGTGAATTCGGCATGCATGCTTCGGCTAACCGTTATACGCTTGAGAAAAATATGCCTGAAGGGCAGTTCTACTGGGGAAGTCCGGAGATGGCCTATCGCAACAAGGATACCAATCACCAAAAGGGCATTCTTCTGATGGAAGGCTACACTGGAATTCCACAAACGATTGAAGAATATATGAACTACTCGATGCTGACTCAAGCGGAAGGCTTACGGTATGGAATTGAACATTTCCGGCGGATCAATCATCGGAATAGTGGCGCGCTTGTATGGCAGCTGAACGACAGCTGGCCGGGAACGAGCTGGTCCATGATTGATTATGAGCTGCTGCCCAAAGCATCCTTTTATTATGGGAAGACCTTCTTCCATCCGGTTCTACTGTCTCTTGAGCATGAACCAGGCGATCCGCTTGCACTATGGGTCGTGAACGATAAACTTGAGGGGTTACAGGGCCATCTTCGAATTAATGTATATCAGCTAAATGGGGAGAAAGTTTACTCGGATACACTGCAGGTGGAGGTTGAAGCCCAATCCTCTTCCAAGGTTGGAGTATTAAGTGAAGCAGCGGTGCTGCAGGGCAGACGTGCCGAAGAAGTCATGATTGAACTTGTATCGGAAGGATTTGCTGCCCCGGTTAACCGATATTTCCTGCGTGATCCGAAGGACATCGCGCTGCCGTTGTCTCAGCTGAGTGTGCATGTGAATGAGGAGGAGCAATCTGTTACCGTTACAGCCAGCGGTGCCATCGCAAGAATGGTTAAACTGGAGCTTCCGCTGGGACGTGTGCGGTTCAGTGACAACTATTTCGACCTGCTTCCAGGAGAGAGCCGAACGGTGTATTTGCGCCATCCAGAGATGGAGTCGCTGCCCCTGAATGAGCTTCGTGTAAGTGCAATGAACGGTCGCGAAATATAA
- a CDS encoding FAD-dependent monooxygenase: MNDNNPLQVDVCIVGAGPGGALLSYLLNRQGISTALIERQPHLHKSFRGELLNQDGEAVLTKHGLYSGVAQLGAMPLEQIQYWKNGQIIHTVYPGEGESHVGIHVPQDHLLDYIVSQSQALPHNHEKVLFNTVMTGLLRDKTGNTVGINVRQNGVPASIEAAIIVGADGRYSAVRKYAGLTPDIRKHGYDLLWARIPAPAGWEPAVRMASMNGQQLALFSQYGGYVQIGWNIPQGSFSKLREQPFAPFVEKLVQAFPCLAESVAAHIQTWSDFVLLSVESSYSESWTQDNVVLLGDAAHTMTPTGAFGLNAALEDADALAEIIIRMASDQFQPMKLLKQLQVIRSSKVKQQLARQVEMESSFQQRYESLASNHSYNR, from the coding sequence ATGAATGACAATAATCCATTACAAGTAGATGTTTGTATTGTTGGAGCCGGACCAGGCGGGGCCCTCCTGTCTTACTTGTTGAACCGCCAAGGAATATCAACAGCACTAATTGAGCGTCAGCCTCATCTGCACAAATCATTTCGCGGTGAACTGCTTAACCAGGACGGTGAAGCTGTACTGACCAAGCATGGACTCTATTCGGGTGTAGCACAGCTTGGAGCCATGCCTTTGGAGCAGATTCAATACTGGAAGAACGGACAGATTATCCACACGGTGTACCCTGGTGAAGGAGAATCGCATGTGGGCATCCACGTACCACAGGATCACCTGCTGGATTATATTGTTTCACAATCACAGGCCCTGCCGCACAATCACGAGAAGGTATTATTTAATACGGTGATGACCGGACTGCTTAGAGATAAGACAGGAAACACAGTAGGCATCAATGTTCGGCAAAATGGTGTTCCTGCTTCTATAGAAGCAGCCATTATTGTCGGAGCGGACGGGAGATATTCTGCTGTACGAAAATACGCTGGCCTCACCCCGGATATACGCAAGCATGGGTACGATCTGTTATGGGCCCGAATTCCCGCGCCTGCAGGCTGGGAACCAGCCGTTCGTATGGCGAGCATGAACGGTCAGCAGCTGGCGCTGTTCTCCCAATACGGCGGATATGTACAGATTGGCTGGAATATCCCGCAGGGTTCCTTCTCCAAGCTGCGTGAGCAGCCCTTTGCCCCTTTTGTGGAGAAACTCGTGCAAGCCTTCCCGTGTCTCGCGGAATCGGTAGCTGCACATATTCAGACCTGGAGCGATTTTGTACTGTTATCCGTAGAGAGCAGTTACAGCGAGTCATGGACTCAAGATAATGTGGTTCTGCTCGGCGATGCGGCTCATACCATGACGCCTACAGGAGCCTTTGGGCTCAATGCAGCCCTGGAAGATGCCGATGCACTTGCCGAGATCATCATTCGGATGGCCTCTGATCAATTTCAACCGATGAAACTATTGAAGCAGCTTCAGGTGATCCGCAGCAGCAAAGTGAAACAACAGCTTGCTCGTCAGGTGGAGATGGAGTCCTCCTTTCAACAGCGTTACGAATCCCTCGCTAGCAACCATTCATATAATCGATAG
- a CDS encoding NAD(P)H-dependent oxidoreductase yields MNIYIVFDSEGGHTQALAEAIAAGAASVHGATVHLHSTEEADVYKLVEMDAIIWGCPGHFGSISSGLKKWIDKLGYLWAQGKLVDKVGAVFCTIATEHGGLESALLHLLTPMLHQGMIITGLPGNFADNALYGSYYGVGVTCPVDSDVLLSDQGIALGKALGERVARITNRLIT; encoded by the coding sequence TTGAATATTTATATTGTTTTCGATAGTGAGGGCGGTCATACACAGGCGCTGGCTGAGGCGATTGCAGCCGGGGCAGCCAGTGTGCACGGCGCCACCGTTCATCTGCACTCCACCGAAGAAGCAGATGTATACAAACTGGTGGAAATGGATGCCATTATCTGGGGATGTCCAGGTCATTTCGGTTCCATCAGCTCCGGTCTGAAAAAATGGATCGACAAGCTGGGTTACCTATGGGCTCAAGGGAAACTCGTGGATAAAGTAGGTGCTGTATTCTGTACGATTGCCACAGAACACGGAGGGCTCGAATCAGCATTACTTCATCTGCTGACCCCGATGCTGCATCAGGGAATGATTATAACCGGTCTGCCAGGAAACTTTGCTGACAACGCCTTATATGGCTCTTATTATGGCGTTGGAGTTACCTGCCCAGTGGATAGTGACGTTCTGTTAAGCGATCAAGGAATTGCTCTTGGCAAAGCCCTTGGAGAACGTGTCGCCCGAATCACCAATCGTCTAATCACCTAG
- a CDS encoding MarR family winged helix-turn-helix transcriptional regulator: MSLDTEQNSQLANIDQLLEAFFRYKNKVLDQQQKTETNCKLNPTKSHILGMLLREQRCMAVDVARQLSLSSGATTIVLNQLESEGLIQRVRSEEDRRIVWLSLTEDGEQLAKSLTANRGRMTWELLQALTEEEQQQMIGMLKKIELKLLEKMKILEQTHR; encoded by the coding sequence ATGAGCCTGGATACGGAGCAAAACTCTCAATTGGCAAACATTGATCAATTGTTGGAGGCCTTCTTCAGATATAAAAATAAGGTATTGGACCAGCAGCAGAAAACAGAAACAAACTGCAAACTGAATCCGACTAAGAGTCATATATTGGGCATGCTTTTAAGGGAACAGCGCTGTATGGCTGTCGATGTGGCAAGGCAGCTCAGCTTATCATCCGGCGCTACGACCATTGTATTGAATCAGCTGGAGAGTGAAGGGTTGATTCAGCGGGTACGCAGTGAAGAGGATCGAAGAATCGTGTGGTTATCCCTGACGGAAGATGGAGAGCAGCTGGCCAAATCCCTGACTGCAAACCGTGGACGTATGACATGGGAACTGTTACAAGCGCTTACGGAAGAAGAACAGCAGCAGATGATAGGCATGCTTAAGAAAATTGAACTGAAGCTGCTCGAAAAAATGAAGATTCTGGAGCAAACTCATCGTTAA